TACTATTTGCTTCCTGACACTGTCACTCGTTAGGTTTATCATCCTGAGCTATATGGAACGGATAAATGGTGATTTCCGTCACAAGGGCAGTCTGTACGAGGAATTGAGGTATGAAGTCGAGGAGCTGAACATTCTGGCGTTTATGGATAAATTCTTAAAACGGTTATTATCTATTATTGATGGAGTAAAAGAAACATTTGCACTTTTTACAGATAAATTGAACGACATTCAAGGGGTGATTAGGATTTCAATTGAAAATCTGCTATTTCAAAGGTGCGAAACTTGAGATATATATTTTCTTTGAACGGCCATTTCTCGTTTATGCAGCCGACACACGGTGCATTACTTTCAACACACACATTCACGCCGCCGTTCCATCGCCGAAGAGCACAGTCAGATTTTGTTATCGTCCCCCGACAGCCTTTTTTAAGCAGGCAGGAATGCTTATCCTTTGCATAGTCTTCAAGGTAAATGTCCTGAGAGAAATACTGAAACCTTGTGCAGTTGTTGTGAATAAGGTCACCGAAATACTGAACGGGTATACCGTCTTCCATATCCGGCATTTTCCCAGCACCGAGTATGTAAGCAACAGTCCCCATAAGCCTGTCAGGATGAACAGGGCAGCCTGGAATTTTAATAAGAGGTTTACTTATGCCTGTCTCGCGCATGTACTGTACGATATCTATTGCACCGGTTTCATTCGCTCCGGATGCCGGAATGCCGCCAAAGCATGAGCAGGAACCACTGGCAACAACAGCAGATGCCTTTTCGAGATGCTTCTTAAGGGCATCATAGAGGGGCTCTTCCCCAAGCATACACGCTTTCTTCATCTCTGCCGGAATACTCCCTTCAAGAACGAGAATATGCCCCCCGGCAGATGTAACTTCATCAAGCATATTCAGATAGCCATTGCCCTGGCTTAATGAAAGATTAGGGTGAACCTGCACTCTAACCAGCTTCATTATAAAGTCTATAAAATCTGTTTCATTCCCGTACATCAGCGATGTAGAGCACCCGGTACAACTCTGCCCCTGAATAAAGACAAGCTGCGGTCTGTCCGCGGACTGTATTTTCATAAAGCCCTCTGCTATCTGTGCTCCGAAAACTTCTGC
This window of the Denitrovibrio acetiphilus DSM 12809 genome carries:
- a CDS encoding hydrogenase small subunit, yielding MLSRRDFLKRCRDISAVVFGAEVFGAQIAEGFMKIQSADRPQLVFIQGQSCTGCSTSLMYGNETDFIDFIMKLVRVQVHPNLSLSQGNGYLNMLDEVTSAGGHILVLEGSIPAEMKKACMLGEEPLYDALKKHLEKASAVVASGSCSCFGGIPASGANETGAIDIVQYMRETGISKPLIKIPGCPVHPDRLMGTVAYILGAGKMPDMEDGIPVQYFGDLIHNNCTRFQYFSQDIYLEDYAKDKHSCLLKKGCRGTITKSDCALRRWNGGVNVCVESNAPCVGCINEKWPFKENIYLKFRTFEIADFQLKS